In Candidatus Poribacteria bacterium, the genomic stretch GACTTCTATCATAACAAGTTGGGACTTGAGATCGTGTTAGAGTTGGAGATTCTGGATGCTCTCGCACAAGACGTAGGGCTTGCACCGACAGGCTTTCGCCAAGTCCGCCTTCAAGCCGGGAACACCCTCATCAAACTGATGGATATTGAGTCGCCACCGCCGACACCAACAGGTGAGTTCTCGGCAGGTGTCCGCTGGCTTACCTTTTTTGTAGAGGATATTCAAGCAACCGTCGAAAACCTGAAACAAAACGGTGTTGAATTTCTATCTGAACCCATCAGCGCACCAGACGCAGCAGGCGTTGCATGTGCGAAGGATCCCGATGGCATTCTGATTGAACTCGTCGAAATATAAGGGGTGTTATGAAAACCTTAACTGATTCCCA encodes the following:
- a CDS encoding VOC family protein — its product is MLNLSHPTIDIAITCSDFAASLDFYHNKLGLEIVLELEILDALAQDVGLAPTGFRQVRLQAGNTLIKLMDIESPPPTPTGEFSAGVRWLTFFVEDIQATVENLKQNGVEFLSEPISAPDAAGVACAKDPDGILIELVEI